GGACAAACTCCGCTACTAGCAGTAGTGAAAATAATGGCAGAATTGTGCTGGGAAATTATGATTCCTCGACTCAGCAGTCGgaaaatttaactttttttcacgattcaAACACACCGAAAGTGGACCATGTGGATATTAGAAATAAGCGTGATAAGAAGGATAGAAAATAtgacggaaataaaaaaagcgatAGTTATAAGCAAAGGGACGCTCAGGATGCTCAATATCAAAATACAAGTTTATTTAAGAATTCTGTCCGGAATCAGAATCCGAAGAATCGCAAATTCCAAAACGATAGGTATTCTAACACCAGACATTACTCGGATAATGGTTGTAATTATACAAGTGATAAGGATACCGATAGAAGAAAATGGACAGGTAATTCCAGTGCtagagaaaattttgagaatggTTCGTATCACGGTGAAGAAGATGGAATTCCATCTGTGGAAGGGACTGTTGATAAGCACTATAAAACCTTTAGACATGATAATACTCGACAGTCTGGTGGTGCGGCCAAGTATTACGGCGATCAAAATTATTCTAGTCACAATTCTGACATGGAGCACAGTCAAATGGGTGGTAAGAGTGTTAGAAGATATTTTAACGAGGACCGTGGAGAACGGTATCGTGATAAAAGAGATAGATACAGTGATAAGTATGAATCTGCAATAAGGGAGAAGAAAACTAGCTATGCAGATTACAATggatacaaaaataattacgaaagagaggaaagaggaGATCGGATCAGAGACAAGGATAAGTCCAAGGATAAGGATAATTCAAAAGGTATCAGGGATAAAGAGAGGGAAAATTGGCGATACAAGAACGACGAAGATGTCAAAGGAGGAAACAATGTGAAGCGATTGAGTAACAAAAGATCGGAAAAAGGTAAGATATCAATGACCCTTACTTTTGGGATGATATTCAGTTGACAGTATTTCAAATGAGTAAATTActtatactaattttttttcatctgacaCACAGATGATGACGCCAGTCAAAGAGAACGTCTCACTGAACAGTTAAACCGAGGACAATTGGAATGTTTAGTTTGTTGCGATCGTGTCAGGCAGCAAGATGCTGTGTGGTCATGCTCGAATTGCTATCACGTGCTTCACCTTAAGTGCACTAAAAAATGGGCAAAATCTTCACAAGCTGGTAAACAAACGCTAGATTCGTTGTAAATGAGCATTTTGTTTCAAACCCTTCACTGCAAATGTTGTACACTACAATTTTAACTTGCAATAGCCAATTTGTATCCATTTCTATGTGAAATTCCTGAAAAGAATGCTATTTCGTCAAGTGACACAAATtcagtccagaaattttcacactGATCTTTGAGGTATGTGATTTTGCTTATTTCATACAGAAAATGGATGGCGTTGCCCCGCTTGTCAAAATGTGACTGCAGCTATTCCAGAGGATTACTTTTGCTTCTGTGGTAATACCAACAATCCAGAGTGGGATCGGCGAGATGTTGCTCACTCGTGTGGCGATGTTTGTGGCCGTCTCAGATCAAAATCGAACTGTATACACAAATGTAATTTACTGTGCCATCCTGGGCCTTGTCCGCCTTGTGTTGCGATGGTTACGAAATATTGCGGCTGCGGCAGAACTTCACAAACTTTAAAATGTAGTACTGGTACACCATTAGTGTGCTCTGAAActtgtaagaaaattttgaactgcACAACTCATACCTGTGAGCGAAAATGTCATCTTGGAGATTGCGGAGACTGTGAAAAACTCGTGCATCAGGGTTCGTAATTTATGTATTTGtaccaatgaaaaaaatagaaattagtTATATTACGGTAATTGAATGAGCTATACAATGTAGTATTTTCAACTGATTACCTTCATCTCATGTGTTTACAGAATGTTACTGTGGGAAAGATAGTCGTGATGTCCCTTGTGTGGCTGATGTTGCAGCAACTTACTGCTGCGAATCTATTTGTAACAAATTATTAGAGTGCGGTAATCATAACTGTAAAGCTGTATGTCACCCAGGGCCTTGCGAGCCATGTGTACTTAGACCAGAAGCTGTATCTCACTGCTGCTGTGGACAAACACCGTTAACTGAGCCACGAAATAGCTGCTTGGACGAGATTCCAGTTTGCgacaaaaagtgctgcaagcGCCTCAAGTGTGGGCAACCCAGTAAGTTGGCATACTTTTATAACGAACATTACTTTTCTTATctctacatatatgtatttggAAATAACTTATGTATTGGGCTATGCTGTTGTCAATTACAATGATATTCACATGTAGAAAACAAGCCATTTCTCAACTTTACACCTTAGATTAATTCGTAAGAacatataataattgataacacgtgatcatttcaattttccctCAGGTAATCCTCACATGTGCAAATCCAACTGTCATCAGGGAGAATGCCCTGAGTGCGAATTGACAACAAAAGTGAAATGTCGTTGCGGCAACATGGACAAAGAGATCCCATGTAAGGAATTGACGACCAAAGCAGATGATGCACGGTGCCAGAAACGATGCACGAAGAAACGTTCTTGCGGAAGACATAAATGTAACCAGATGTGTTGCATCGACATTGAACACATCTGTCCTTTGCCTTGTACGCATTCTCTGAGTTGCGGAAGACACAAGTGTGAGCAGACTTGTCACAAAGGTAAGTGCCTCGAGCTTTTTTTAGTCACATTGTAATTGCtttatttaacaatttaaAACTTAAAAATCTTAGGTAGATGTCAGCCCTGCTGGCGGAGCAGTTTTGAGGAACTTTATTGTGAGTGTGGTGCCGCTGTAATCTACCCTCCTGTACCATGTGGGACGAGACGTCCAACGTGTGACAGGCCTTGCTCACGACAGCATGTGTGCGATCACTCTGTGCTGCATAATTGTCACAGTGAACCAACGTGTCCGCCATGCACAGTACTCACGCAAAAATGGTGTTACGGTAAACACGAACTGCGAAAAGCAGTTCCCTGTCATGTTAATGAAGTTTCATGTGGGTTAGCATGCAATAAGCCTCTTTCATGTAAGAGGCACAAATGTATAACCATTTGTCATCCTGGGCTGTGTGAGAAACCAGGGCAAGTCTGTGCTCAGCCATGTACAACTGCAAGGGAATTGTGCGGACATATTTGTTCAGCACCATGTCATGAAGGAAAATGTCCTGAAATGCCATGTAAAGAGATGGTCAAGGTTAGCATAATTAATAAAGAGCATTCGCAATTTCTAAGTATTAAAAAGAAAGCATAAATTCTATCTTGGAAATTTGTAAGGCTCGTTCACCAATCaagttaattttaaaaattgtatatctTGTCCTTTGAAGGTGACGTGTCAGTGTGGACATAGAACTATGAGCCGAGCATGTGCAGAGAATTCTCGTGAATTCCAAAGAATAGCCAGTGGAATTCTGGCTAGTAAAATGGCTGAGATGCAGCTGGGACATTCTGTGGATTTGGAAGACGTCCTAGGACAGGGTGCAAGAAAGCAAAACCAGTTAAAAACTTTGGAATGTAACGAGGAGTGTAAGATGATTgaaagaaatcgaagattGGCGTTAGGCCTGCAAATAGTCAATCCAGATCTAAGTGGGAAATTAATGCCGAGATACACTGAGTTTATGAAGCAGTGGGGTAAAAAAGATCCAGTCTTCTGCCAGATGGTACACGACAAACTAACTGAACTAGTTCAACTGGCTAAGATTTCTAAACAAAAATCTAGGAGCTACTCATTCGAAAGTATGAACCGTGACAAACGTCATTTTGTTCATGAATGTTGCGAACACTTCGGATGCGAAAGTCAAGCGTACGATCGAGAACCCAAACGCAATATTGTTGCTACTGCTGTGAAAGATAAGGTATACTGAACTATTCGCTACCCGTAATATGTTGCCTCTTCACTTGAGGTATTCAATTTTGTAATGTATAATTCATTCAATTCCAGTGCTGGTTACCAAGTTTAAGTTTACTTGAAATGCTACAAAGAGAAAGTGGCCAAAGGAAAGTACCAGGACCAATGTTAAATTCCGCAACAGCTTCAAGCTCTTTCaggtaaaataacgaaaatttttttaaaatgaacCTAATCGTGAGAGATACTATGGTTCTTTGTTAATTCAAGTCCATAAACGAAATATTTGAACTTGTGTGTTACAGGAACGTAGAAGTGTTACCATTGCCTACTAAAAAAAGTCATAAGGTCCAGTCTGCACCAGTGACTTCAAAATCACCTGAGCCTGAAATTGATTACTTTGACTATCAGGGTTGATCGGTTCGGTTCTATAAATTAGATTATAGGTACGTATAATAGTCGGTAGGCAGTTGAATTCCAATTATAAAATCACTTGAACTTAAATGGAATTTCTTCTATTGTAGTTAAGAATTTTGAAGTATAGATAACAATCAAATTGGTAATACAATTACAGTCAagtaattgaaatgaattagTAACAATGATGTTAATTATTTCGACTGATTCTTTTAGTTAGTCATTTGACTGGACATTAGTTAAGTCTGATTCTCTGAAAGTTTCTGAATATATAACAGAATATGCTTGGCTTGCTGAGTTTGCGTTGGAGGTAGGATTCATTGCACATGTTAAATTCTgacatataatatttaatttaacaagGTTGGCTTTCATGCTTTTTGATCAGGTattattttgtcaaaatttaaaattataataaacgaCTAATCTCAGAGACTAATATCACTCTTTATTAGTATTAATGAATGAGAAATTATGATGAATAATGTTGGTTGTATCAATAATTGCGTCCTGACGTATATCTTGCATtacactttttcaaaatatttttataaaatgtttACTAAAAGCTTGACGGCATCGAATGTATGTGCTATGAAATTATTCCAAGGAGACAGTGACTTAAAAATCTCTCTGTAGTTCTGAATTACTCAACGAGTATCTGCGGTATTAGGTGCAATCGAGCAACCAATTTCAGAATCATAATGCTATTTGAGTATTGCGTTGGATGTTTTGAATGTCATGAAAGTAGAGAacgcatgaaaaaaatgaaacttgaacagatttattttcttatttgctCTAGAACGACTTGTGTAAAATAATCtcgatttcatttcttattcatatcataaataatgaaaaattaggttaaaactttttcataaaTTCCAACACAGTCGAATCGTTACTCTTGAAATTGCTTTGAATGCCGCAATAGTACCAATGTAAACTTGAATTTAAGGTATAAGAAAATGTGTGTTACttttatgaaatgaaaagtaacTAAAATTACTGTGTTTATGCCAAATAACTTCTAAAAGACATTAGCAATTATTATGTGGTATTATCTCTTTCTTGGTctttattggttttttttacagtagtctttggataataaaattagaaacttTCACTCCAGATTAGAATGGCTATCGCTCGGGCTGTTGGAATAAATTATGCAACggtattattttgtaaaattttatttcgtttatatCAACTATATTGTACTTATCTGATTAATTCTCAGAGATAGATTTGGCAAGAAAATAGTATGCCAACTAGCTTCTACCATTTCTAAGGTATACTACCATTATGTTTCGTTACATCCTGACTTTACAATTCACACGTTGTGACCAGagtattgaaaacaaattggcCGAATGACAGCAATAGAAGGAGTTTACCGTTTGGAGCAGTGACGTCAAATACATGTACTCTTCCTATTTTGAAGCAATTAAGTTTAATGTCAATATTTATGATGTTAGTATCACGAACAATCAATAAAACTTTGCTGTAACTTGGAAGCATATATTACATGTTACAATGAAAATATACCTTGCCCTCGAAATTTGGTGGTTGTGTGGGATATGTACTCGATATGATAATCTGGTGGAATACTTTGAAATCGTGCTATCATAAACTTGTCATGAAAACTCATTATTGTATCAGTGAATATTACTGAATTTTCTActatttacattatatatggATTCATTTAGAAATTgtaagtaataatattaagtaGGAAGGGTCTCTAGTCCTTGATCCTGATGTCAGTAATCAACAACGCACACTTTACTATTACTAAGAAGCTACTgatgattatatttttgatacttttaattgttttgtttCACACCTGTTCCATTGCAATAAGCAGTAAAGTTGTCAAGCCAATGTTTTGCTACATTGTTGATTGATATATTAGAAATTATGTAAGAGCGAAATAACTACGAGATTTTACCTAACACgtgtatttattattgaacttgaataattgaagcaatagaaaatattattaataattttgagaTCTTTAATACTGATATTGTTTGTCCGTTGACAGTAATACTTATTTACATGCTACCTCAGATTGTGCAAATCCCTCTGAGTGATGTACTTTCATCAATAATTTGAAGCTCACATCGATcagtttatataaataattattcatatgaATAGCTTGAATGTAACATTTTTCTGATAGTCATTTTCATCTCCCTTTGTTTTCTTCTACAGTACTAAACTCATTTATCGTAAACATTTAAAATAGATAACACGAATATTTGGCACATTAAACattgataatatatttttacctaATTTACTATGTCTAtactctacaaaaaaggtccaaTTCTTTTACAATCGTGtaagattataattataatattttggttgaaaaaattgtcatctCCAATAGccacagaaaaattcattgttaTAGGATACTATTTGATGGTATGAAAATATCTGTAAGGAATGATTTATTTCCTTTAcatgaaaactttttgaacTTCTTCTAGAATTTCTTCGTTTCAAAGGTGAAGACAAAAACTAGAtctaatttttcatgaaaaaactgaagatgactgaaattttataatcttaCACAGGCATAATGAGACCTTTTATAGTAGACATTTAAACGCATATCACATATAGGATCACAACACAGTTACAAGTTTCATTTGTAGTTTTAACCACTTAAACACCAAGTTTtagtattaaatatttttttgaacattcAAGAATAGGGCACTTTCAAAGGGACTGCCTAAGGTGTAAAGGATATTTTGTCACATGATATTACTCCCTTACTCCCTACCAGTAACTAAACTAAGTTAAAGCTTTTGGGTTATATACAGTCTATTACCATTGCGgctttaataaattataaaagaattgTATAAGAGAACCGCAATAGTTCTGAAATGTTCGTTCACTcgatggaaatattttaaaaagaattttttatcattaattaattactttttttttcatttcaccttGGATCGCCAAAAGGtcatagaaaaattaaaatatacatacttaCGACTGCgggaaaaatatgttttatatttcataactAAATCTAATGTTAAAAATATAACTATCGATCAAAATAGATTTCTTGAGAAGGACTTTATTTACGAAGtgatatattcttttttttttcaaatctttgtcAATTGAAGACAGTCAACTCAATCTTTCATGGTTTCgacttttttaaataaatattcataaatattttatacacgtcATATTTATCTTGTAAATCGTCAAGTTGGGAAAGGACAGTCTCACTAAATGGGTGGTTTATACTTTTCACCAATCTAGGAAATTAAATGAATCAATTTGGAAGATAGTTATATCAGTAATTACTGTTATTTCATGCCACTtatgttttgaattttaagtCAGAATACCACCGGAAATTCGTAAAAGCCTTAAGGACTTTGTTACATGCAATTATTTTCTGTAGTAATAGTGCTGGAACTCAACattcctttatttattttccaacatgaatgtattttttcaatctctccacaaaaataacaattttctaGCGGCGTAAACAACTTCCAAAGTCCTACagagtttttgaatttctacaGGCAGTTGAGATatactttctcttttttcttcagtctATTTCAGAATGAAATTGAGTATTGCTTCATATGTAAAGattttctctttgtttcaTGCGTAAGCTATAGCTGGGATAGGTATTCAGATATTGATGACGTGGGCTTACCGATGGCTGTTTAGTTATACTCGCCATAGCACATCCCATTATGAGCTCCAGTGCTCGGCACAAGGTTTGATATAGTAGCCAGGGCCATGGCTGGGGAATTTGTGCTGGATTATGCCTTGCGCCATACGTAGCTGTTTCTGCTAGAAGtcctaaaaatattaattgtacAAAAGATGCGAGCGATTAATCTCGCATTCAAAATTTGCTGGGTAAAATCTATATTAGCTTAAATgaatgatattaaaatttttcaatctcacCGTAAGGACCAAATATCCTGCCAATATCTGCAACGCACAAAATTATGCCCAAAATTGCTGTAGTGTAGGTAACGTTCAAGACTTTTCGTATTTGTAACTTTCGTGCTGCGGCTGTATCAGCCTCGGGTATATGCAGCGGTGTATCAGACTTAGCTCTATTTACATATGCAATATGATTTAATATTGAGTGAAGTGTAAAATCAGCCCCCTGAAAGACATGTCACTTTGTTTATCAGGAATctgaatattattaaattgttTCTGGATTCAATAATAAGTCAACTTCAAATTTACGTTACCGTAATTCTGCCTTCTGCTGTTGCATTATCTGGCAGTAAACTGCTTTCTGCTGTAATCTCTTCTGGATCGTCTTTACACTTGTCATTTTTccatgacaaattttttttcctcgtcttAGCTATTTCATCCTTTTCATTGCATTTGTTGTGTGTggatttattattcatcaatGCCGCCTTCTCGTTGCAATCTGGTTGATCAGAATCGGATTCTGATTTTTCTTGTAGTTCAGGATTTTCAGGGACAATGCTATGATAGTGTGTCGGACTTTTATCCAGTGTTCTAATACTTATGTCGCTACTCCGACGATTTATTACCAAAGGCTTGATCtggaaaaattcggaattcctTCGACAGGAGAATTCTGAGTTTCTACGAGAGTCTAATTTTGTCGTCGTCATCAAACTGCCTATGTCCGAATTCCGTCTGGAACCTGCAAAATTAACAGGCATGAATTTCTATACAAAAAAACGGCTTTCTGCCTGTGTTTCAAGAAATTCTAGTTGTCAGTTTAATTCAGCATTGCTGTTAATCTTTAATACCGATTGTACCTGTAGGGCTATGATCCAGCACGCTAGGCAGTCTTTGTTCTTCAGTCAAAAGCAGTCTTTTCGGTGTTCTGTTACCAAAGTCGCTATTTCGTCTCAACTTGGTTGCAAATTGGGAGCTGCGATTTTTTTCGTGAGTAAAATCTGAGCATCTTCTCAGGTCTTTGGTGCTACTAGCAGGTGTAACATTTTCTGAATGTCTGCGTAATATACTTTCCGGTGTCCGTGGTCTTTCTGAATTGGTTGGCTGCTTGACGTTGAACTCCGAATTGCGTTGTGATTCTCTAGAAGGTGATGTCTCTTCTTCATTGATGAATCTAACGCTACACTCAGAGTTACGTCTAGATGACCCAGAAATATCACTCCCTCTCCTACTTGCCAATGAACTTCTTCGGCTTGGGCTTGAAACTGTAATAATCGGTAGATTGGCAGTCGACGGCGTTGGAGTTGGTGGTCTAACGTAAACTTCCGGTACGGTAGATATTACTGGTATTGGTTGATTAGCTTGCGTTGATAGTAGTAACTGAGTGCCCAAAGTGGTTGACGATGCAACTGGGTCTTTACGATTACATTCCAGGCTCTTTGTTGCTATGTTTGTCGAGTGAGCTGAAAATATATGTTGTCACATTTATTCTTATCAATGGAATATTCACCACCCTTGGTTCTTCTAGCGCAGTGCTACTACTACCTTTCAAGCTTTGATTATGCTCAGAATCTTTAGCGATACTTCCAGGCacattattatcatcagacgCTCGCAGCTTTGGGCCAAGTAGAGTTGGCACTAGCGCCGCGGCTACAGAGGTGGCTAAATTATTGTAAGGCGCAAGCATAGCAAGCTGCATTATTCCTACAATAACATTTAAGATTACTAAATATCTATTTTGCATAAGTTCGACTGAGATCAATGTTTAGAATGACATTATGCTATTATATACTATAAGAAGTTAGTTCGATAACAAACCTTTTTGATTCATGTGAGAATTATCCCGCGTTAGCATACTATTTGGCACAGTTCTTAGTAAATGCATGACTTTATAGCCAGCATGAAGAAAAGTCAAATACAGCATAATACTCCATACAAGGAATATAGTTTGAATCACATACTTCGCTACGTAATGATTATGAAAGGCAAGAACGCCGTCGCTTGCTATAATGCAGGAGAAATGAGCCGTAATTATTAGACTTAGACAAGATTCTTTCTGTAGCTTTTCAGGACCAAACttgagctgaaaattaatatgtatgcatattttaaattgattttataaGCAAAGCAGTTTATAAGGATTTGACAGAACATTTCAAAGACCATTATATTAAATGCATTAATGACACACAGCAAAGACTGATAGTATATTCAAGATTCGGTGTCTCCTCTAATTGCCTGGGTTTTATCAGCCGTAGCACTATGCTCTTTCAGATACTGTGGAACGTATGTATCACCTGTGTTAGTTGCAGAAAAGCCAATTGTATTAGGCAAAAAGCAGAAGTCACACATGGAAATCCGATGTCCCACATTATTGAGCCAATAACTCGAGGCATGGTCtagaatgatttttaaaagttttccTTCATTATTAAAATAAGGTGTGCACATTGGTTAAGCCTGAATGTGTAATGTGCTAAGGAATATGTACATGACTTTCTGTACAATCATTTGTATTCTAATATCTATTATCACTTACCTCTTTAAGATTGTATGGATCTACGAATAGACAACCAGACCTCGAAGCACCGAGTAAGCAAAGGAATACATTTATAGTTGACATAAAGGGGCGACTTGAAATGAGAGAtctgaaaaatataagatGATATACCTTATATGTACACTTGcaccaatattttcattccatatttacaaaaataattatgcgCTTGAGAAGGAATTACAATTAACGAACGACTGATTGTAATAATACCTTAAATTTAGTATGGAGAAAAATGTGTAGAAGCTGAGCACAAAAAAGAGGCAGGCAAAACCATAGGTGTGTAATAAGAATATCCATCGTAAATCCTGGTTCACCGCCACCAATGAAGGTGCGACGATTAATAGCTTGTCAATTGGTTCTGAAGTTGATAAACTGGATACGCTATTTTGCCCTGGTACTGGTGTTGTCACATTGATAATACCTGTTCACAATATTTAAATGATCGTGTTTCATGTGGGATGAATAGTTCACATCCTGTCACGACGCTTACTTCTTGTATCAAGTTTATAGAGTatggaaaattgatattcttgTATAATTTCGTATCATGTATCTCTCTTACATACCTTCAGCGAGACAATAGGACAGTAGTATTTGATTTCACCATGTTAATCCACTAGAATAACTTTTCTTTCATGTTTGTCTAAATTTCATTAGCAGTATtggtgatatatatatatgtgaatcAGTAAGGAGTTGCAAATAGTAAAATATTGACCTCATAAAGAGAtaaattgaacaatattttgctTTCATAAACTAGTTTGCCAAGCTACAGTTATAGTTCCAGTGGACTATCACATTTCTGCCAGTTAATTTGTCACTTCTTATTGTTTCGATTTTCTAAAAGTGGCATGTATACTTAAATAACAAGTAAAAGATGTTATATTGTGTCAGTGTTAaagcaaaataataacaattttaatatGCTACAAGCTCACCGTTGGTCCAATTACCCAGGTTGTCCATAATCTTTTGATATGAGCTCACCACACATCACTAGTCTTTATTGTCgctcttttttcaaactcaatcAAATTTATCTGCCCAGTTAAAACTTTCTCAGCCAAGACAGTTTCAAGTATGCTAGCAGCAACAGGCTTTGGCTATAGAGTGCTTTGATTCACACCCCTTCCACTTCACGTTGGGGTTTTCCGTCTCCCTTTGGCTAGGAATATTGATCTTGGTTGGAGAAGGGTAGGAAAGGGAAGTAAAGGGAGGCTGCAGGAAAGAGGGTGCTTGCCGTCACAGGCTATACCGactaaattgtttatttttgggATTGGAGTCGAGGCATTGTTAGGGTCAGTTTCCCCTATTTAAACACTGACCAACAACCTATGGTCAAATTGAATGATTATCAGAATAGAATAATATCTACAACGTAATTACTTCTCAAATacgaatgaaatatgaaagtaaagagaaattacaattattatgtAATGATAACCAGTAATAATTTCACATttgcatattttatattaggcaaacaatataatatattcccAACATCATACATCTAGAAATGGACGCATTTCTGACAATTAGAACATTATTTATTGACTTGATTGACTGtggaaattttcttaatttttttcattaaacgcGAATAAATTGGATATCTCAACGCATACTGTAGTTGAGTATTGAGTGCCGGGTTGTTTCAAGTATTGTTTACCACAGCTAACAAGCTCTATGTTTAGAACAGAattaatcaaattattattgggGAATATTGGCCTAATACAGTATTAAAGATGATCACTGTTATCACAGCAAATACATTCATGTTCACGTATAAACatgattatataatattgcaCTCAAAGTATTTCAGATACAAAATACTAACAATCATACTATTGATgaatgttaataatttttaccttATTAATATGTAATTTTCGGTAATACTCGCTTTGTAATTCAGTTCCTAATGTTGTAAAGTACCTACCTTCTTTATAAACAGTTTTATATTACTGGTCTGATGTGATTCTTTGTTTTAACTATAAATCGGAAATTGAACTAATTATAATTGACCAAGTTATccaatatttaatttaattttattcatcgtatttaCACATCATACTTCGctggaattttttatcttcggtTATTTGTACAGCTTCTGCTAGCTACACATTTTATGTTTGATTGTATAAAACCTAAGTAAATTGGGATTACCTCTAATCTAATTTACATTATACTGCAGTATATAATTCAATGTATTGGGCCACAGTCAACAGTTGCGCAATATACATTACAAAGAATTAAATGCAAACTAAGCAATGTAATattgttgcaaaaatgtatCACATATAAATAGTTTTAGATTTTAAAATCAGTGTAAAAAGTTTGGatatttgttttaaaataatattatataattttcaacagcTCTAACTTTGAATtatcagaaaaataatatatccaCAATAGTGAAATGATTCAAAAGctccaaaaataaaatcatgcaAAGCAGAATTTCGGAACTTGAAgcatctcacaatcagtctcTTTCCCTTCAAAGAGCACTGCAATAAGAGATGAATATTTGACTAataggaaatttgattttctatttGAGATATCATGCTAATGCTTGAGGAAAACAATTAACATAATTCTTACTTAAAATTACTTTGAGTTTCTCCGAATACGCACTTATGAGAACTATTTATGGCCATAAATGAAGTTTTGG
The genomic region above belongs to Diprion similis isolate iyDipSimi1 chromosome 8, iyDipSimi1.1, whole genome shotgun sequence and contains:
- the LOC124409316 gene encoding uncharacterized protein LOC124409316 isoform X1, which produces MDNLGNWTNGIINVTTPVPGQNSVSSLSTSEPIDKLLIVAPSLVAVNQDLRWIFLLHTYGFACLFFVLSFYTFFSILNLRSLISSRPFMSTINVFLCLLGASRSGCLFVDPYNLKETMPRVIGSIMWDIGFPCVTSAFCLIQLAFLQLTQLKFGPEKLQKESCLSLIITAHFSCIIASDGVLAFHNHYVAKYVIQTIFLVWSIMLYLTFLHAGYKVMHLLRTVPNSMLTRDNSHMNQKGIMQLAMLAPYNNLATSVAAALVPTLLGPKLRASDDNNVPGSIAKDSEHNQSLKAHSTNIATKSLECNRKDPVASSTTLGTQLLLSTQANQPIPVISTVPEVYVRPPTPTPSTANLPIITVSSPSRRSSLASRRGSDISGSSRRNSECSVRFINEEETSPSRESQRNSEFNVKQPTNSERPRTPESILRRHSENVTPASSTKDLRRCSDFTHEKNRSSQFATKLRRNSDFGNRTPKRLLLTEEQRLPSVLDHSPTGSRRNSDIGSLMTTTKLDSRRNSEFSCRRNSEFFQIKPLVINRRSSDISIRTLDKSPTHYHSIVPENPELQEKSESDSDQPDCNEKAALMNNKSTHNKCNEKDEIAKTRKKNLSWKNDKCKDDPEEITAESSLLPDNATAEGRITGADFTLHSILNHIAYVNRAKSDTPLHIPEADTAAARKLQIRKVLNVTYTTAILGIILCVADIGRIFGPYGLLAETATYGARHNPAQIPQPWPWLLYQTLCRALELIMGCAMASITKQPSVSPRHQYLNTYPSYSLRMKQRENLYI
- the LOC124409316 gene encoding uncharacterized protein LOC124409316 isoform X2, with amino-acid sequence MDNLGNWTNGIINVTTPVPGQNSVSSLSTSEPIDKLLIVAPSLVAVNQDLRWIFLLHTYGFACLFFVLSFYTFFSILNLRSLISSRPFMSTINVFLCLLGASRSGCLFVDPYNLKETMPRVIGSIMWDIGFPCVTSAFCLIQLAFLQLTQLKFGPEKLQKESCLSLIITAHFSCIIASDGVLAFHNHYVAKYVIQTIFLVWSIMLYLTFLHAGYKVMHLLRTVPNSMLTRDNSHMNQKGIMQLAMLAPYNNLATSVAAALVPTLLGPKLRASDDNNVPGSIAKDSEHNQSLKAHSTNIATKSLECNRKDPVASSTTLGTQLLLSTQANQPIPVISTVPEVYVRPPTPTPSTANLPIITVSSPSRRSSLASRRGSDISGSSRRNSECSVRFINEEETSPSRESQRNSEFNVKQPTNSERPRTPESILRRHSENVTPASSTKDLRRCSDFTHEKNRSSQFATKLRRNSDFGNRTPKRLLLTEEQRLPSVLDHSPTGSRRNSDIGSLMTTTKLDSRRNSEFSCRRNSEFFQIKPLVINRRSSDISIRTLDKSPTHYHSIVPENPELQEKSESDSDQPDCNEKAALMNNKSTHNKCNEKDEIAKTRKKNLSWKNDKCKDDPEEITAESSLLPDNATAEGRITGADFTLHSILNHIAYVNRAKSDTPLHIPEADTAAARKLQIRKVLNVTYTTAILGIILCVADIGRIFGPYAETATYGARHNPAQIPQPWPWLLYQTLCRALELIMGCAMASITKQPSVSPRHQYLNTYPSYSLRMKQRENLYI
- the LOC124409316 gene encoding uncharacterized protein LOC124409316 isoform X4, which gives rise to MSTINVFLCLLGASRSGCLFVDPYNLKETMPRVIGSIMWDIGFPCVTSAFCLIQLAFLQLTQLKFGPEKLQKESCLSLIITAHFSCIIASDGVLAFHNHYVAKYVIQTIFLVWSIMLYLTFLHAGYKVMHLLRTVPNSMLTRDNSHMNQKGIMQLAMLAPYNNLATSVAAALVPTLLGPKLRASDDNNVPGSIAKDSEHNQSLKAHSTNIATKSLECNRKDPVASSTTLGTQLLLSTQANQPIPVISTVPEVYVRPPTPTPSTANLPIITVSSPSRRSSLASRRGSDISGSSRRNSECSVRFINEEETSPSRESQRNSEFNVKQPTNSERPRTPESILRRHSENVTPASSTKDLRRCSDFTHEKNRSSQFATKLRRNSDFGNRTPKRLLLTEEQRLPSVLDHSPTGSRRNSDIGSLMTTTKLDSRRNSEFSCRRNSEFFQIKPLVINRRSSDISIRTLDKSPTHYHSIVPENPELQEKSESDSDQPDCNEKAALMNNKSTHNKCNEKDEIAKTRKKNLSWKNDKCKDDPEEITAESSLLPDNATAEGRITGADFTLHSILNHIAYVNRAKSDTPLHIPEADTAAARKLQIRKVLNVTYTTAILGIILCVADIGRIFGPYGLLAETATYGARHNPAQIPQPWPWLLYQTLCRALELIMGCAMASITKQPSVSPRHQYLNTYPSYSLRMKQRENLYI